One part of the Dioscorea cayenensis subsp. rotundata cultivar TDr96_F1 chromosome 2, TDr96_F1_v2_PseudoChromosome.rev07_lg8_w22 25.fasta, whole genome shotgun sequence genome encodes these proteins:
- the LOC120269493 gene encoding 3-ketoacyl-CoA thiolase 2, peroxisomal-like, with the protein MEKAMNRQRVLLKHLLPLSPAEASQLSANSCAAGDSAAYQRSSCFGDDVVIVAAYRTAICKAKRGGFKDTHPEDLLAPVLKAVIDKTKLNPNEVGDIVVGTVLAPGSQRAIECRMAAFYAGFPDTVPLRTVNRQCSSGLQAVADVAASIKAGFYDIGIGAGLESMSTNSVGWEGPVNPRAHNFPQAEDCLLPMGMTSEIVAERYGVTRQDQDAAAVDSHKKAAAAAASGKFKDEIVPVTTKFVDPKTREEKQITVSMDDGIRPETSISVLAKLKPAFKKDGSTTAGNASQVSDGAGAVLLMRRDVAMRKGLPILGVFRSFAAVGVDPAVMGIGPAVAIPAAVRSAGLQIEDIDLFEINEAFASQYVYCCKKLELDPAKVNVNGGAIALGHPLGATGARCVSTLLNEMKRRGKDCRFGIISMCIGSGMGAAAVIERGSVVDELCNARCASFNN; encoded by the exons atggagaagGCGATGAATAGGCAGAGGGTGTTGCTCAAGCATTTGCTTCCCTTGTCTCCAGCGGAGGCATCTCAGCTCTCG GCTAATAGTTGTGCTGCTGGTGATAGCGCTGCTTATCAGAGGAGTTCTTGCTTTGGTGATGATGTTGTCATTGTAGC AGCTTACCGCACTGCAATTTGTAAGGCCAAACGTGGGGGCTTTAAGGATACACATCCTGAAGACCTGCTAGCACCTGTCCTTAAG GCAGTGATTGATAAGACCAAATTAAACCCCAATGAAGTCGGGGACATTGTTGTTGGAACAGTCTTGGCTCCTGGCTCTCAAAGAGCAATTGAGTGCAGGATGGCAGCATTCTATGCTGGTTTCCCTG ATACTGTTCCCCTCAGAACCGTGAATCGGCAATGCTCATCTGGTCTTCAGGCAGTAGCTGATGTTGCTGCTTCTATAAAAGCAGGGTTTTATGACATTG GCATTGGGGCTGGTTTAGAATCTATGTCAACAAATTCTGTTGGATGGGAAGGACCAGTCAATCCAAGA GCGCATAATTTTCCACAAGCTGAAGATTGTCTTCTTCCCATGGGCATGACTTCTGAAATTGTCGCAGAACGGTATGGTGTTACACGCCAGGATCAAGATGCAGCTGCT GTTGATTCTCACAAGAAAGCAGCTGCAGCTGCTGCTTCTGGCAAATTTAAGGATGAAATTGTTCCTGTGACTACAAAG TTTGTTGACCCAAAAACCAGAGAAGAGAAGCAAATTACTGTTTCAATGGATGATGGAATTCGACCAGAGACATCGATTTCTGTTCTTGCAAAGCTCAAACCAGCCTTTAAGAAGGACGGGAGCACTACTGCAG GCAATGCAAGTCAAGTGAGTGATGGAGCTGGAGCTGTTCTGCTCATGAGAAGGGATGTAGCAATGAGAAAAGGACTTCCTATTCTTGGAGTCTTCAG GAGCTTTGCTGCGGTCGGAGTGGATCCTGCTGTTATGGGCATTGGTCCTGCTGTTGCAATTCCAGCAGCAGTAAGATCTGCTGGTCTACAGATCGAGGATATTGATCTTTTTGAAATTAATGAG GCTTTTGCTTCACAATATGTGTATTGCTGCAAGAAGCTTGAGCTTGACCCAGCCAAAGTAAATGTTAATGGAGGTGCAATTGCTCTTGGTCATCCTCTTGGTGCAACAG GTGCGCGCTGTGTAAGCACTCTGTTAAACGAAATGAAGCGCAGGGGCAAGGATTGCCGATTCGGAATCATTTCAATGTGCATTG GATCGGGAATGGGAGCTGCTGCTGTCATTGAAAGAGGGAGCGTGGTGGACGAACTATGCAACGCGAGGTGCGCCTCATTCAATAACTAG